In Leptospiraceae bacterium, the following are encoded in one genomic region:
- a CDS encoding HEAT repeat domain-containing protein: protein MQNQNTFRNLTVILFYLLLFCKGPDKPGILPVIQEEPMKTKDELLRDIKSNNWYERSQTIVEMAKTKDKTFLPEIRTLLKNDSNPAVRGSAALALGDFEDKISTPDIVKLFQSKDISTDTILDALTRMKDPTAANSIIPFLDSENHTYRLQSVDALATIGQINSGDKIISMASSNKDFEKAKTYAMVIGKLKLTKGESYLLSLAETAEPSPTLAATYLALGRIKSKKAIPVLAKAIGKDFEKGRENSVYALKEINDISANSFLIEYLKNKNREIQFMAADVISSLYDLKTAEKIVPFLDSSDKSLYAPTAQVLGIYKYEPARKKIEILAVDKTNPDREILTQSLGWLQNKESIPILKKILQEKEGEGRYGAAWSLGMLNAEDSIDLLQEAADGKDNKLTRISIESLGQIHSPKSLNFLTKKVESNKELSSVLLTSIASIPGEDASKILDKYALSNEIIIQKAALQAILQRKDQKNIPVLIQILEGNKSSEINSSAELALKAISGKTFSTRNEWINWFNKNK, encoded by the coding sequence ATGCAAAACCAAAATACTTTTCGAAATTTAACCGTAATCCTATTCTACCTTCTTTTATTCTGCAAAGGACCTGATAAACCGGGGATACTACCCGTTATCCAAGAGGAGCCAATGAAAACCAAAGATGAACTTTTGAGAGATATTAAATCCAATAATTGGTATGAACGCTCACAAACCATTGTAGAGATGGCAAAAACTAAAGATAAAACTTTTTTGCCAGAAATACGCACTCTATTAAAAAATGATTCTAATCCTGCCGTAAGAGGTAGTGCGGCTTTAGCTCTTGGAGATTTTGAAGATAAAATTTCTACGCCTGATATTGTTAAACTTTTCCAAAGTAAAGATATCTCTACAGATACAATCCTTGATGCTTTGACTAGAATGAAAGATCCTACTGCGGCTAATTCTATTATACCATTTTTGGATTCGGAAAATCATACGTATCGGCTTCAATCAGTGGATGCCCTCGCGACAATTGGACAGATTAATTCGGGTGATAAAATTATCTCTATGGCAAGTTCAAATAAGGATTTCGAAAAAGCTAAAACTTATGCGATGGTTATAGGTAAATTAAAACTTACGAAAGGGGAATCATATTTATTAAGCTTAGCTGAAACAGCAGAACCTTCTCCAACGTTAGCTGCTACATACTTAGCACTTGGCCGAATTAAAAGTAAAAAAGCTATTCCAGTTTTAGCTAAAGCGATTGGTAAAGATTTTGAAAAAGGAAGAGAAAATTCTGTATATGCTTTAAAAGAAATAAATGACATATCTGCAAATTCATTTTTGATTGAATATCTAAAAAATAAAAATCGTGAAATTCAATTCATGGCCGCGGATGTAATATCCAGTTTATATGATTTAAAAACGGCTGAAAAAATAGTTCCATTCTTGGACTCAAGTGATAAATCATTGTATGCCCCGACGGCACAAGTTTTGGGAATTTATAAATATGAACCTGCTCGAAAGAAAATAGAAATTTTAGCAGTAGATAAAACAAATCCGGATAGAGAAATATTGACTCAATCCTTAGGCTGGCTTCAAAATAAGGAAAGTATTCCAATTCTTAAAAAAATATTACAAGAGAAAGAAGGCGAAGGAAGATACGGGGCCGCTTGGTCACTTGGGATGTTAAACGCTGAAGATTCTATAGATTTGTTACAAGAAGCGGCTGATGGTAAAGATAATAAATTAACTCGAATTTCCATAGAAAGTCTTGGCCAAATACACTCTCCTAAGAGTCTAAATTTTTTGACAAAAAAAGTAGAGTCTAATAAAGAATTATCCTCTGTTCTACTTACTTCTATTGCATCTATTCCCGGCGAGGATGCTAGTAAAATTTTAGACAAATATGCATTATCCAATGAAATTATCATTCAAAAAGCAGCCCTACAGGCAATTCTGCAGAGGAAAGATCAAAAAAATATTCCCGTACTAATTCAAATTTTAGAAGGAAATAAAAGTTCGGAAATTAATAGTTCTGCTGAACTTGCTTTAAAAGCTATTTCAGGAAAAACTTTTTCTACTAGGAATGAGTGGATAAATTGGTTTAATAAAAATAAATAA